Proteins from a single region of Aneurinibacillus sp. REN35:
- the lgt gene encoding prolipoprotein diacylglyceryl transferase, with amino-acid sequence MPKALDPIALQLGPLSIHWYGIILGTAALVGLLMALREAKRVGMDPETIMDVVMYAVPAAIIGARIYYVVFRWDEYYSSHPGEIIAIWQGGIAIHGALIASVLTAYIYSRVKKVSFWRIADIVAPSLLIGQAIGRWGNFMNQEAHGGPVSLEFLQSLHLPQFIIDQMYILDPLTNTYSYYHPTFLYESLWNLLGVLLLITIRRVVALRRGDLFLSYVIWYSIGRFFVEGLRTDSLMLTDTLRIAQVISLVLIALALVMMVVLRKTGVAKKRYGEG; translated from the coding sequence ATGCCAAAGGCATTGGATCCGATCGCCCTGCAGCTGGGGCCTTTATCTATACACTGGTACGGGATTATTCTTGGAACGGCAGCGCTCGTTGGGTTATTAATGGCGCTGCGCGAAGCGAAGCGGGTCGGCATGGACCCGGAAACGATTATGGATGTGGTGATGTATGCAGTCCCCGCAGCAATTATCGGGGCTCGCATCTATTATGTGGTCTTCCGCTGGGATGAGTATTACAGCTCGCATCCCGGTGAGATTATTGCGATCTGGCAGGGGGGCATCGCCATTCACGGGGCGTTAATTGCCTCGGTATTAACCGCATACATTTATTCGCGTGTGAAAAAGGTTTCCTTCTGGCGGATTGCTGATATTGTTGCGCCCAGCCTGCTGATCGGACAAGCAATTGGCCGCTGGGGCAATTTTATGAATCAGGAAGCGCACGGTGGACCGGTAAGTTTGGAGTTTCTGCAGAGCCTGCATCTGCCACAGTTTATCATTGATCAGATGTACATTCTTGATCCACTTACGAATACGTATTCCTACTATCATCCGACGTTCTTGTATGAATCGTTATGGAATCTGCTGGGCGTCCTTCTGCTGATTACGATTCGTCGTGTCGTCGCACTGCGCCGTGGGGATCTGTTCCTCAGCTACGTGATTTGGTATTCCATCGGACGGTTTTTTGTAGAAGGGCTGCGGACAGATAGTTTAATGCTTACGGACACGCTGCGCATTGCACAGGTAATCAGCCTTGTTCTGATCGCGCTTGCTCTCGTCATGATGGTGGTATTGAGAAAAACAGGCGTTGCAAAGAAACGGTATGGGGAAGGCTAG
- the ppaX gene encoding pyrophosphatase PpaX, translating to MHRYQYVLFDLDGTLIDTNNLILTSFMYTLEKFYPGKYTREDIIPHMGKPLYDQMDLFGPDRSEELVQVYRAHNEQVHDELVEEFPRVLETIEQLAAMDIKMGIVTTKQRKTAEMGLRLFGLDKYMDTFVSYQDTENHKPHPEPVEKAMRALGADPARTLMVGDSQYDIQAAHNAGISSAGVAWSLKGASFLSTFDPTYLLNDMSDLIQIVKQPIRQS from the coding sequence ATGCATCGTTACCAATATGTATTGTTTGACCTTGATGGTACGCTGATTGATACGAATAATTTGATTTTAACGTCCTTTATGTATACGCTGGAGAAGTTTTATCCAGGTAAGTATACGCGTGAAGATATCATTCCTCATATGGGCAAGCCCCTTTATGACCAGATGGATCTGTTCGGACCGGATCGTTCGGAAGAGCTGGTTCAGGTATACCGCGCACATAATGAACAGGTGCATGACGAGCTGGTGGAAGAGTTTCCGCGTGTGCTGGAGACGATCGAGCAGCTGGCTGCGATGGACATCAAGATGGGCATTGTAACGACCAAGCAGCGGAAAACAGCGGAGATGGGCTTGCGCTTGTTTGGTCTGGATAAGTACATGGATACGTTCGTCTCCTATCAGGATACAGAGAATCATAAGCCGCATCCGGAGCCGGTGGAGAAAGCCATGCGGGCGCTGGGAGCAGACCCGGCACGTACCCTGATGGTAGGAGATAGCCAGTACGACATTCAAGCCGCACACAATGCGGGCATCTCGTCAGCAGGTGTGGCCTGGAGCTTGAAGGGCGCGTCCTTTTTATCCACATTTGACCCGACCTATTTGCTGAATGATATGAGCGATCTGATTCAGATTGTGAAGCAGCCGATTCGTCAGTCGTAA
- the hisG gene encoding ATP phosphoribosyltransferase, protein MAVNAQEKLIIAMPKGRIFEEAADLLRKAGVPLPPEFDDSRKLIVPVPEANLDFILAKPTDVPTYVEYGVADIGVVGKDVLLEEGRNVYELLDLQISRCRISVAGLPDWKPSGTAAPRVATKYPRVASKYFREQGQQVEVIKLNGSIELAPLIGLADRIVDIVSTGRTLKENGLVELEEIMPITTRLIANRVSYRMKNEAVDYIYEKFASIVEER, encoded by the coding sequence ATGGCAGTAAATGCACAGGAAAAGCTCATCATTGCAATGCCAAAGGGACGAATCTTTGAAGAAGCGGCCGATCTGTTGCGCAAAGCCGGCGTTCCGCTTCCCCCAGAATTTGATGATTCGCGCAAGCTGATCGTGCCGGTTCCGGAAGCCAATCTGGACTTCATTCTTGCCAAGCCGACCGATGTACCGACCTATGTGGAGTATGGAGTGGCCGATATTGGCGTTGTCGGAAAAGATGTGCTGCTGGAAGAGGGCCGAAATGTCTATGAACTGCTCGATCTGCAGATCAGCCGCTGCCGCATCTCCGTGGCAGGGCTGCCTGACTGGAAGCCGTCCGGCACGGCTGCGCCGCGCGTCGCTACCAAGTATCCGCGCGTTGCCTCCAAATATTTTCGTGAACAGGGCCAGCAGGTGGAGGTCATTAAGCTCAACGGCTCCATTGAATTGGCTCCGCTCATCGGCCTGGCGGACCGGATCGTCGATATTGTCTCCACAGGACGCACGTTAAAAGAAAACGGTCTGGTAGAATTGGAAGAAATTATGCCGATTACAACCCGACTGATTGCCAACCGGGTAAGCTATCGGATGAAGAATGAAGCAGTGGATTACATATACGAGAAATTCGCTTCGATTGTAGAGGAGAGGTAA
- a CDS encoding ATP phosphoribosyltransferase regulatory subunit: MSKPLGFEKPLGMRDILPDVLEEQRWLEGQVKGCMQQWGYREISTPTLEYYDTVGAASATLDNRLFKLLDSEGKTVVLRPDMTAPIARVASSLMKEEPLPLRLMYTANVFRAQKNEAGRNAEFTQLGIECIGQASVDADAEAIALAVSVLKAAGVSVFKIAVGHIGFLEGLLEEIVEEKDDCEKLKEYLYNRDYVGFRQYVHGLGLSEEGTSRLCELLKLRGGKELLERAEAITVNGQARKAVRNLRELWEALEAYQVDQYVLLDLNLLSNLDYYTGILFEGYAANQGFSICTGGRYDGLLAQFGRPCPATGFAIQMDSLLEAADYQMEKARRFLILYRAEQRSAALEKARALRAQDNTVVITQRKEESNQVDFSQYAEVIDMTGEEATWQ, translated from the coding sequence ATGTCAAAACCGTTGGGGTTTGAGAAGCCGTTGGGCATGCGGGATATTCTACCTGATGTGCTGGAAGAGCAGCGCTGGCTGGAGGGCCAGGTCAAAGGCTGCATGCAGCAGTGGGGCTACCGTGAAATTAGTACACCGACTCTTGAGTACTATGATACCGTCGGCGCTGCGAGCGCCACGCTTGATAATAGATTGTTTAAATTGCTGGACAGCGAGGGGAAGACGGTGGTGCTTCGTCCCGATATGACGGCGCCGATTGCCCGGGTCGCTTCTTCGCTGATGAAGGAGGAGCCGCTGCCGCTGCGCCTCATGTACACGGCCAATGTATTCCGAGCACAGAAAAATGAAGCGGGCCGCAATGCCGAGTTTACGCAGCTTGGGATCGAGTGCATCGGCCAGGCGTCGGTGGATGCCGATGCTGAGGCGATTGCGCTGGCAGTGTCCGTGCTGAAGGCGGCCGGTGTTTCCGTGTTCAAGATTGCGGTTGGACATATCGGATTTTTAGAAGGATTATTAGAAGAGATCGTAGAAGAGAAAGATGACTGTGAGAAGCTCAAGGAATATTTGTATAACCGGGATTACGTAGGGTTCCGCCAGTATGTGCACGGGCTGGGACTGTCCGAGGAAGGGACGTCCCGCTTATGCGAGCTGCTCAAGCTGCGCGGAGGCAAGGAATTGTTAGAGCGCGCTGAAGCCATAACAGTGAACGGTCAGGCACGCAAAGCGGTTCGCAATCTGCGTGAGCTGTGGGAGGCGCTGGAAGCCTACCAGGTGGATCAATATGTACTGCTAGACTTGAATCTGCTGAGCAATCTTGATTATTACACAGGTATTTTATTTGAGGGCTATGCGGCGAATCAGGGCTTCTCCATATGCACCGGTGGCCGTTATGACGGGCTGCTGGCACAGTTCGGACGCCCGTGTCCTGCGACCGGGTTCGCGATACAGATGGACAGCCTGCTGGAGGCGGCAGACTATCAGATGGAGAAGGCAAGGCGGTTTCTTATTTTATACCGCGCAGAACAGCGCAGCGCAGCGCTGGAGAAGGCCAGAGCTTTGCGTGCGCAGGACAATACGGTCGTGATCACGCAGCGGAAGGAAGAATCAAACCAGGTTGATTTTTCGCAATATGCTGAAGTTATCGATATGACAGGGGAGGAAGCGACATGGCAGTAA
- the hprK gene encoding HPr(Ser) kinase/phosphatase, with amino-acid sequence MKKTHVRDIVNHFQLKVAGGKSGLRREVTVSDISRPGLEIAGYFEFYASERVQLLGKTELSFYEALSAPERMERIDKLLLEATPCICVAHGCEAPAELLDLAEERGIPVLTSPLPTTKLSSKLTTYLEGRLAPTTTMHGVLVDVYGVGVLLVGQSSIGKSETALELVKRGHRLVADDAVEIRQTQENQLIGSAPELIQHLLEIRGVGIINVMTLFGAGAIRNYKRISLVIRLEIWDPNKMYDRLGLDDEKIKIMDTEVPQITIPVRPGRNLAVIVEVASMNFRLKRMGYNAAVVFSKKLTDTIEDAVEDI; translated from the coding sequence TTGAAAAAGACCCATGTACGCGACATTGTTAACCATTTTCAACTGAAAGTGGCGGGCGGCAAGTCTGGATTACGCCGTGAAGTTACCGTAAGCGACATTAGCCGTCCGGGGCTTGAGATTGCTGGTTATTTTGAATTCTACGCGTCCGAGCGCGTTCAACTTCTCGGTAAGACAGAATTGAGCTTCTATGAGGCATTGAGCGCACCGGAGCGCATGGAACGGATCGATAAGCTTTTGCTAGAAGCGACCCCATGCATTTGTGTTGCACATGGGTGTGAAGCACCCGCTGAGCTGCTTGATCTGGCTGAAGAACGCGGCATTCCGGTATTAACCTCCCCTCTTCCAACAACAAAGCTGTCAAGTAAGCTTACTACATATTTGGAAGGCCGCCTTGCACCAACGACGACAATGCATGGTGTATTGGTAGACGTATATGGGGTTGGTGTGCTGCTTGTCGGTCAGAGCTCTATCGGAAAAAGCGAGACAGCGCTGGAGCTGGTGAAGCGCGGGCATCGTCTGGTGGCAGATGATGCGGTGGAGATCCGCCAGACGCAGGAGAATCAACTGATCGGAAGCGCGCCGGAGCTCATTCAGCATTTGCTTGAGATTCGCGGCGTCGGCATTATTAACGTCATGACATTGTTTGGCGCGGGTGCGATTCGCAATTATAAGCGAATTTCGCTCGTCATTCGTCTCGAAATTTGGGACCCGAATAAGATGTATGATCGTCTTGGATTGGACGATGAAAAAATAAAAATTATGGATACGGAAGTGCCTCAGATTACCATTCCAGTACGTCCGGGTCGAAATCTTGCGGTGATTGTCGAGGTTGCATCCATGAACTTCCGCCTGAAGCGCATGGGCTATAACGCTGCGGTCGTCTTCAGCAAAAAACTGACCGATACAATTGAAGACGCAGTCGAAGACATCTAA
- a CDS encoding acyltransferase — protein sequence MAKRQTERYPVQGANSLWQLYKTISFWKVVKCFAVVQLARYTPWMPLKNWMYRTFLGMKVGENTAVALMVMMDTMFPERISIGSNSIIGYNTTILAHEYLIEEYRLGDVKIGSGVMIGANSTVLPGVTIGDGAVVSAATLVNADVPAGAFVGGNPMRIIRQAGNLSE from the coding sequence ATGGCAAAACGACAGACGGAGCGGTATCCGGTTCAGGGAGCGAATTCATTATGGCAATTGTATAAGACAATAAGTTTCTGGAAAGTAGTGAAATGCTTTGCTGTCGTGCAGCTTGCGCGCTATACGCCCTGGATGCCGCTGAAGAACTGGATGTACCGCACCTTTCTTGGCATGAAGGTGGGCGAAAATACAGCCGTAGCCTTAATGGTGATGATGGATACGATGTTTCCGGAACGCATTTCGATCGGCTCAAACAGCATCATTGGTTATAATACAACCATTCTTGCGCATGAGTATTTGATAGAGGAGTATCGTCTAGGTGATGTGAAGATCGGCTCCGGCGTAATGATCGGCGCCAATTCTACAGTTCTGCCCGGCGTGACGATCGGTGACGGTGCGGTCGTCTCGGCGGCGACTCTTGTCAATGCTGATGTGCCGGCAGGCGCCTTTGTTGGCGGTAACCCCATGCGCATTATCAGACAGGCGGGCAATCTATCGGAGTAG